A portion of the Andreesenia angusta genome contains these proteins:
- a CDS encoding ABC transporter ATP-binding protein, whose amino-acid sequence MYKIEDVSKSYGDLKVLDNISVEFAAGKTTCLLGPSGCGKTTVLKILAGIEVADSGTVEGFSGEDISFVFQEDRLIPWRTVAENLEFVLGKAAEGKENGIDQLLERAGLMKYREYYPKKLSGGIRKRVGILRALIYSSSIMLMDEPLSSVDAANKKVMMDLIKEVAASENRTCIFVTHDIDEAIEISNRIVILSDKPANIKAVLENSYIGNPSVEGMLEMRKKIEEQIVR is encoded by the coding sequence ATGTACAAAATTGAAGACGTATCAAAAAGCTACGGGGACCTGAAGGTCCTGGATAACATCTCTGTGGAATTTGCGGCTGGAAAAACGACTTGCCTTCTGGGTCCTTCAGGGTGTGGCAAGACCACAGTGTTAAAAATTCTCGCAGGTATTGAAGTGGCAGACTCGGGAACAGTAGAAGGCTTCTCTGGGGAAGACATATCGTTTGTGTTTCAGGAGGACAGGCTTATACCGTGGAGGACGGTTGCAGAAAACCTAGAGTTTGTACTGGGTAAGGCAGCGGAAGGGAAAGAAAACGGAATAGACCAGCTTTTAGAAAGAGCAGGTCTGATGAAGTACAGGGAATACTACCCTAAGAAGCTGAGCGGAGGAATCCGAAAGAGGGTAGGAATCCTGAGGGCGCTTATATACTCATCTTCGATTATGCTTATGGATGAGCCGCTCTCCTCTGTGGATGCGGCCAACAAGAAGGTGATGATGGACTTGATAAAAGAAGTTGCGGCTTCTGAGAACAGGACCTGCATATTCGTAACTCACGACATAGATGAGGCTATAGAGATTTCAAATAGAATCGTGATACTGAGCGACAAGCCTGCCAATATAAAAGCAGTTCTAGAAAACAGCTACATAGGGAATCCTAGTGTAGAGGGAATGCTGGAAATGAGGAAAAAGATAGAGGAGCAGATTGTCAGGTAG
- a CDS encoding methyl-accepting chemotaxis protein — MLSNLQVKFKVFGLSAIMIFFIGVMAFLGIRSFQVANGNFESLYNKNLKVLEAGGDLRTHTRANSANLYALIIDESDGFEKEIISDIESRKEKANKNMEELKRLSVDQKQKELYADLESGLVKWRETIDKTLDLLSSEDHKGAYKYFVENKGTLEDYQSAVRAFNDYNSEQAETMRSENSRIYSSTIIFLTIVIVLVLVVAVLVTSVVSRNIVIPLGKTVDMLELIGQGDLSNSVSDKYLSRKDEIGKLARATEKMKQAMAELIGNVKLEAASVESTVLSMEKNISELSQEMEGMSATTEELSAGTEETAASSEEMATTAQEMEKAVLSIAEKAQDGAINAERIAGRAVETKKNVVDAQQKAMTIFNETKFELEKSIEESKVVEQINLLSDAIMQITEQTNLLALNAAIEASRAGEAGRGFAVVADEIRKLAEQSKDTVTQIQNITGKVTDTVKSLASNSGSLLSFMSTDVQEDYSTLIEVADRYDEDAKFVDGLVSDFSSTSEELLASIHEIVQTIEAVTVASGEGAEGTTDIAGRTNSAAHSLSEILALAENTNASAEKLKAEISKFTL, encoded by the coding sequence GTGCTAAGTAATTTACAGGTGAAGTTTAAAGTTTTTGGATTGTCTGCAATAATGATTTTTTTCATAGGTGTTATGGCGTTTCTGGGGATAAGGAGCTTTCAAGTAGCCAATGGAAACTTTGAGTCTCTTTACAACAAGAATTTAAAGGTACTAGAGGCAGGTGGGGACCTCAGGACTCATACAAGGGCGAACAGTGCCAATTTATATGCGCTCATAATAGACGAGTCGGATGGATTTGAAAAGGAGATAATTTCGGACATAGAGAGCAGAAAAGAAAAGGCTAACAAGAACATGGAAGAGTTAAAGCGTCTTTCTGTAGATCAGAAGCAGAAAGAGCTTTACGCTGATCTGGAGTCAGGCTTGGTCAAGTGGAGAGAAACTATAGATAAGACACTGGATTTGCTGAGTTCAGAGGATCATAAAGGGGCTTACAAGTATTTTGTTGAAAACAAAGGCACGCTAGAGGATTATCAGTCGGCTGTGAGGGCTTTTAACGACTACAACTCAGAGCAGGCCGAAACCATGCGCAGTGAGAACAGTAGAATCTACAGCAGCACTATAATTTTTCTAACTATAGTGATAGTTCTTGTGCTTGTGGTAGCTGTTCTTGTAACGTCGGTGGTCTCAAGAAACATAGTTATACCTCTAGGAAAGACAGTGGATATGCTGGAGCTTATAGGACAGGGGGATTTGTCAAACAGTGTTTCAGACAAGTATCTGTCTAGAAAAGACGAAATAGGAAAGCTTGCAAGGGCCACTGAAAAGATGAAGCAAGCCATGGCTGAGCTTATAGGGAATGTAAAGCTAGAGGCTGCTTCGGTTGAATCGACTGTTTTATCGATGGAGAAGAATATTTCAGAGCTAAGTCAGGAGATGGAGGGGATGTCTGCAACTACCGAAGAGCTTTCGGCAGGAACAGAAGAAACTGCGGCTTCCTCGGAGGAGATGGCCACAACTGCACAGGAGATGGAGAAGGCAGTGCTTTCTATTGCTGAAAAGGCCCAAGACGGGGCGATAAACGCTGAGAGAATAGCTGGGAGAGCTGTGGAAACAAAGAAGAACGTAGTAGATGCACAGCAGAAGGCTATGACAATTTTCAACGAGACAAAGTTTGAGCTTGAGAAGTCCATAGAGGAATCTAAAGTTGTAGAGCAGATAAATTTGCTTTCAGACGCAATAATGCAGATTACAGAGCAGACGAACTTGCTTGCGTTAAACGCGGCCATAGAGGCCTCAAGGGCTGGAGAAGCTGGAAGGGGATTCGCTGTTGTAGCGGATGAGATCAGGAAGCTAGCAGAGCAGTCCAAGGACACAGTTACACAGATACAGAACATAACTGGGAAAGTTACAGACACTGTAAAGAGCCTTGCGAGCAATTCTGGCAGCCTTTTAAGCTTTATGTCCACAGATGTTCAGGAGGATTACAGCACTCTTATCGAAGTTGCTGACAGATACGATGAAGACGCAAAATTTGTAGATGGACTTGTATCAGACTTCAGCTCGACTTCCGAGGAACTGCTGGCCTCTATACATGAAATAGTTCAGACGATAGAGGCAGTCACAGTTGCATCTGGAGAGGGGGCAGAGGGGACTACTGATATTGCAGGACGGACAAACTCAGCCGCACATAGCCTAAGTGAAATTCTCGCACTTGCAGAAAATACAAACGCAAGCGCTGAGAAATTGAAGGCTGAAATATCCAAGTTCACTCTCTAG
- a CDS encoding ABC transporter permease has product MKDRELKVLSVLGMVVIWNVVSVAVNREVLVPSPVATIRSLLEIASESGFYIAVLCTAGRSVAGVIAAALFAFVCGILSKYIKACRIALGLAVDFLGAVPVIAVIILAIIWLQNSLVPVFVGLLVSFPVLYDNVMASIDGVDKEIVEMAEVYKVRKLVVFREIYAPSIARGIFDISSTTVSITLKMVVAGEVLSQPEFSVGANLQVERAYLNTPGVFAWVVIILALSKSLNMIVDMVKRRFDSREWM; this is encoded by the coding sequence ATGAAAGATAGGGAACTGAAGGTTCTATCAGTCTTGGGCATGGTTGTGATCTGGAATGTCGTATCTGTTGCAGTGAACAGAGAAGTGCTCGTCCCATCGCCAGTGGCCACGATAAGGAGCCTTTTGGAGATCGCGTCTGAGTCGGGATTCTATATAGCGGTGCTATGCACAGCAGGGAGGAGTGTTGCAGGGGTCATTGCTGCAGCACTTTTCGCTTTTGTCTGTGGTATTCTTTCGAAGTATATCAAGGCATGTCGTATTGCCTTGGGGCTTGCTGTGGACTTTCTTGGTGCTGTCCCCGTCATTGCAGTCATAATCCTCGCCATCATATGGCTTCAGAACTCGCTTGTTCCCGTTTTTGTAGGGCTCCTGGTGTCGTTTCCTGTGCTATACGACAACGTGATGGCTTCCATTGATGGAGTGGACAAGGAGATAGTCGAGATGGCAGAGGTGTACAAAGTCAGAAAGCTGGTTGTGTTCAGGGAGATATACGCTCCATCTATAGCAAGAGGGATTTTCGATATATCCTCCACCACTGTCTCGATTACGCTCAAGATGGTGGTGGCAGGTGAAGTGCTTTCGCAGCCCGAGTTTTCGGTAGGAGCGAATCTTCAAGTGGAGAGGGCATATCTTAACACTCCCGGGGTATTTGCCTGGGTAGTGATTATACTGGCGCTATCCAAATCTCTGAACATGATAGTGGATATGGTTAAACGGAGATTTGACTCTAGGGAATGGATGTGA